The segment ATTGGATTAATCTCATGGTTGCTGCAATGTTTTGACAGTGTAATCGAATGATAAATATGTTACTCTGCAATACTATTGTAAATATTACTCTTAAATTTGTTGATAGATATATAGGTTTGGCACGAAATTAAGAATACGCAAAGGCTTAAACCATACGTTATATTCATGAATTCTCATCATCACATGTTTATAAATGGAACTCAAACTTGAATAATTGAATCTTCTGTAATTCAAAATGTCTTTGTTGGACTACTCATTGAGTTGTTATCTGCAGGTTTAAGTATATGCTTGTAGTTCCCAACTGATTATGGTAAGGCATTGGAGGTCAATAGATAATGAAATTCAATCCTACTTTATTCATATGTGGGTTTGCTTTGTTTAGTGTTTACTACCATTTTATAGCTAACAACAATCTGCAGTGTGTTCCAATTCACTGTTTAATTTCTcatgctttctttttcttttccccatCTTTTATGAGACATTTATGGTGAGCATTAGCAGAGATTAtgagaccaaaaaaaaaaaaatttactttatttaattggTTATAAGCCTAAGATTAACAATTATGAGATAACTATTGCAATTCTTTTCCTTAGGTATCGTGATGTAGTCATATCACATCTCAATTGGATATGTATATTTATAGACTTTCACAGTTTTGGTTTGTACATTAATAATGATACCATGATAGTCATTTCTtcgctttttttatttatttatagctagtcccaattttgggcgtgacacAATTACTTAGAAACTAAATCTATTTTTGTAAGTAAAAAATAGTTTGATTCATTCTTCACATAATTAATGTTTCTGTTGTGGAAATATTGTATTTTGTGGAAGGATTGTTTATCTATTTTTTGTAACTACTAAATTTGTTATCTTCATTTCTTGCTAACCTATTTTGTTTTTTACATTACTAAGTTTCAGTAATTAATTGATGTTGTTTTTGCCAAACTTTGAGAAGTGTTAGTTCATCTTTAATTAAGAGATTATGAATAATCTCTTAATGAAAATGAGACCCTAACACCATATTTCCCCAAAACTATATTCTGTACAGATAAAAGTAGCAAAACTTCTTTCAAAGCTGGAATAGCTCAGTTGGCTAGAGCGTGTGGCTGTTAACCACAAGGTCGGAGGTTCAAGCCCTCCTTCTAGCGTCTTCCTTTTTGGTTAAATTTCATCTTTGGTCCCTTTAAATTCCTTTTTGCTTTAATTTGATTGCTTTCTAGCGTTGCAAATTACACAACAGTCTTCAAATGTCTTATTAAATTCTCACTTTTATGAGTGCTCCAATAAAATTCCTCTTAGTTTATATTTGAATTTCAaacttaataaaattaaatttcttaaattattgatatatgtttagACATTATTACTGCCTTCTTTCTCAAATCTTAAAGTTTCTAATATAAAATGGTTAAAATTCAATTAAGCTTGAAATTAGGGACATGGGATCCACCAATTGTACCTCAATTCACATCAACTTTGTTACCGATACCTTTACTCTAGAAATAGAGGGAAAAAAGAGACATGCATGCTTGAAATTCCAACTTTTTCTGCACCATCAACATCTTGATTTCCATGTTAGCTATAAACTTAAACTGTTAATTCATTAGATTGTCAAATATTTCATGAACATGCCATCACTGGGAATACACCATGCACAATGCTAAAGATAAAAACATATGGTTAAATTGGTCAAGGCAAAACATTAGACACActtgtaaaaaaaattatgaaaatacaaCAGAGATCACTCAAGACATTTTGTTCTCCTTTAGTGAGCAGTTGCAAAGATTATTGAGACTAAATTGAAAGCCATGAAAGAAGACATAAACAACACCGCCATACAAAATGTTACACTCAAACAAACCATTACAGATAGTACGAAATGCAATGAAAGACAGAGGAATTGGTACAATAATAAAGACAGAGACATACCAATGCAACCCTTCACCATAGGCAAAACGGTCTACAAAAcaagaaattatgaaaatacaACACTAATTCTTCAACATCATTTGCAGTAATTAGATCCATCTTCGTCTATTGATGCGATTTCCTTTCTTTGACTTTCTTCTTCGCCTCTTCTTATGTTGGTTTTCAACCAAATTCACCAACCATTTCGGCTTACCAGTTTGGAAAACAACATATCCCATGGACATTCCGAACACTACTCCGCATCCATAACCTATCAACACTACTTTCCAGCCAAAAGCAATATTTGATTTTGAGCCGTCTTTTTCAAGCACATTTGGAGGTGCTGGCTCAATGATGTTGCAACCTTTCGAGATTGGAAACCCACATAGTCCCCTATTTCCTTCATATGAATCAGTTCCAAATGAGTTGAATTGTTTGCCTTGAGGAATCTGACCATGGAGTTGATTTTCAGAAACATTTAAGGACGAAAGAAATGGCAAATCTGCCAATCTATTTGGAATCGTCCCAGACAACCTGACTAATTTGCCAATCTAATGTACAATGACTAATTTGGAATCTGCCAATCTAATGTACAatgactaatttgctcattttttggtAGAGGGGATAAAATGCAATCTGACACCTAGTGCAGGGGCCTCCATGGTATTTTTACCGGAATATCTCCAGGCACTAGACAATGCAAACCAAATGCCCTGTTATGCAAATATTGTGCTAGTAATTAAGTTGACATACAGAACAAAGACTTTAGAGACAATTGTAACCATGAACAAACAAAGAAGCAATAAGAGATAGAGAAACACAATAAGGTCATCACCTGTCATTGCAGCAGAGTAAAGCAAGCCTCCATATTTCtgaaaaatatatgaaaaaaaaaaaaaggatcattACTTTCATATCTAATTTCTTCATAGTATTAGGACAAACTAAACAATGGATATATCACATTATTAAGACTTAGCTAAGGTACCGCAGATTACATTCAAATGATCAATCATAAAGGATGAACTAGGAGGCCCAATGATCAATCAAAATTACACCTAAACAACTAAAATAAATAGACAAAATCCtttaaaaaatcaatttctaAACAAAATCAAACTCACATCATTAGCAGAAGCATCTTCACTAGGAGTATAACTCGCCGCAGCCCGCAATGCCTTTGCTTTATGATCTACTTCCTCACATGAACACTCTGCAAATCATAttaaattcttttttttaaaaaaaaaaccacttttaatcatataaaaaaaaccaaaaatcacAAATGATCCGATCTTTTTAAAAGGGGAAAAAGAAACTTACTATAAGAGAGATAACCAGCATAGCCAGTAGTTCCAGTAACAGCTGCAATGAGTCCGTACTTAACAAAGCTCCAAATTTTCCCTCCCGAAACCTGTGGGGCAACTTCCGGCGCCGGAGGAGGAGGTGTCGACCGATCAGAGAGAATGGATTTTGAAGAAATTATTGTTCCTTTAGAAGGATCCGAAGAAGAAGAAACCACTCCTGAACATAAACCcctttgagaaataatctttgaACTGAAATTATTTGAAATTGTTCGAGATCTAAGAACAATGGAAGACATTTTTATTAGAGTTTTTGAAACACTACTCCGCATCCATAACCTATCGACACCACTTTCCAACCTAAAGTGATGTTTGATTCTAAACCATCTTTTTCAAGCACATTTGGACAAaaacaaattattttatttaatcggTTATAAATTCCTTAGTCATTGTGATGTAATCATATCACATCTCACTTAGAATTAGATATGTATATTTTTAGACTTTCACAGATTtaatttatgcattcataatgATATCATGATCGtcatttctctattttttttttttattatcccTAGTCCCAAATTTGGGGATGACACAATGACTTAGAAACTAAATCTATTTTTTAAGCAAAAAATAGTTTGATTCATTCTTCACATAATTGATGTTTTTGTTGTGGAAGTATTGTATTTTTAGTAATCTATCAAGTATATTCAGTGTTTTATACAACAGATTTGGATTTTATTATTGTATTTTGTGGAAGGatcgtttatttattttttgtaacTACTAAGTTTTTTTATCTTCATTTCTTGCTAACCTATTTTATTTTTTGCATTACTAAATTTCAGTAATTAATTGATGTTGTTTTTGCCAAACTTTGAGAGGTGTTGGTTCATCTTTAATTAAGAGTATGAATAATCTCTAAATGAAAATGAGCCCCTAACACCATATTTCCCCAAAAATGTATTATGTACACATAACAATAACAAAATTTTTCTCGAAGCTGGAGCGTGTGGCTGTTAACCACAAGGTCGGAGGTTCAAGCCCTCTTTCTACTGTCTTACtttttttggtaaaatttcatctttggccactttaaattccTTTTTGCTTTAATTTGATTGCTTTCTAGCTTTGTAAATTACACAACACTCTTCAAACGTCTTATTAAATTCTCGCTTTTAGGAGTGCTATGTTACTCCAATAAAATTCTTCTTAGTTTATATTTGAATTTCAaacttaataaaattaaatttcttaaattattGATATATTTTTTGTTGGGTATGGGTCCCACTATGTGGAGAACCCATAATTTCTGCTGTCTCTTTTTGGATTTGTCAAAAGCCATTTGTTTTTGCTTTTACGTGGATGTGGGCAGCATTTCTTCAGAGAGCCAAAATCTCAATTTCAaacagagagaaagagagaagagaaaaaatcAGTTTTTCAAGTTTGGTGCAGTAGTGATCAACTCTTCGATCAAAGGTCCATCCGTGGttcgattgagctgatttttgggcAGCAACTAGGCGATAAGGTGTTCTTGACTTTTTACGGTCGGATTTTTCATCCGAGTCTTGTAGCGTCGGAAATAACCGTTTTTCAGCAGCTGCATTTTTGGTGATGtcctctcatttttctctcttttgctaaagattacatattgttggctaggggtgtgcaaaattcgGGTAAAACTGAAAAATTTTGATTAATAGACTGAATTCGGTTAATCGAtcagttaaccgaattaattcggtaGGGGGtcgattaataattttttgacttttcggttaacggttaattcggttcgaaaccGATCGGTTAACCGAATATTTTTGGTTAAccgaaaatattaataaataaatttataatatataaataatccaCTCTTTATTCAAACTCAATTCAACATAAACTCAAATatccaatctaatatatattaacccaagtacccaacccaacctaatcataaaaattacaaaatatgtaacaaataaagataaaaatctaaaaataaaaataaaaatataaaaatataattttatacaaataattcgattaattcgggtaattcgggtaattcgattaattcgattaatttggttaattcggttaattttatacttattttaaccaaaaataaaaatatatatttttcggttaattcggttaaccgaccgaattaaccga is part of the Gossypium arboreum isolate Shixiya-1 chromosome 5, ASM2569848v2, whole genome shotgun sequence genome and harbors:
- the LOC108487589 gene encoding uncharacterized protein LOC108487589 isoform X1 translates to MRSSVSKTLIKMSSIVLRSRTISNNFSSKIISQRGLCSGVVSSSSDPSKGTIISSKSILSDRSTPPPPAPEVAPQVSGGKIWSFVKYGLIAAVTGTTGYAGYLSYKCSCEEVDHKAKALRAAASYTPSEDASANDKYGGLLYSAAMTGNRGLCGFPISKGCNIIEPAPPNVLEKDGSKSNIAFGWKVVLIGYGCGVVFGMSMGYVVFQTGKPKWLVNLVENQHKKRRRRKSKKGNRINRRRWI
- the LOC108487589 gene encoding uncharacterized protein LOC108487589 isoform X2; this translates as MRSSVSKTLIKMSSIVLRSRTISNNFSSKIISQRGLCSGVVSSSSDPSKGTIISSKSILSDRSTPPPPAPEVAPQVSGGKIWSFVKYGLIAAVTGTTGYAGYLSYKCSCEEVDHKAKALRAAASYTPSEDASANDKYGGLLYSAAMTGDYVGFQSRKVATSLSQHLQMCLKKTAQNQILLLAGK
- the LOC108487589 gene encoding uncharacterized protein LOC108487589 isoform X3 produces the protein MRSSVSKTLIKMSSIVLRSRTISNNFSSKIISQRGLCSGVVSSSSDPSKGTIISSKSILSDRSTPPPPAPEVAPQVSGGKIWSFVKYGLIAAVTGTTGYAGYLSYKCSCEEVDHKAKALRAAASYTPSEDASANDKYGGLLYSAAMTDSSRQTIQLIWN
- the LOC108487589 gene encoding uncharacterized protein LOC108487589 isoform X5; the protein is MRSSVSKTLIKMSSIVLRSRTISNNFSSKIISQRGLCSGVVSSSSDPSKGTIISSKSILSDRSTPPPPAPEVAPQVSGGKIWSFVKYGLIAAVTGTTGYAGYLSYKCSCEEVDHKAKALRAAASYTPSEDASANDKYGGLLYSAAMTVPGDIPVKIPWRPLH
- the LOC108487589 gene encoding uncharacterized protein LOC108487589 isoform X4, producing MRSSVSKTLIKMSSIVLRSRTISNNFSSKIISQRGLCSGVVSSSSDPSKGTIISSKSILSDRSTPPPPAPEVAPQVSGGKIWSFVKYGLIAAVTGTTGYAGYLSYKCSCEEVDHKAKALRAAASYTPSEDASANDKYGGLLYSAAMTGHLVCIV